The following are from one region of the Paenibacillus protaetiae genome:
- a CDS encoding UPF0489 family protein, with protein sequence MVTRILDIDMDFFLSDIAHWVDNSERLDSEQYVPWDEERFRVFLEERCRLNKDNPIKGRVIEHHDEAFHFWKELIHRGDLQTPFVLTHIDAHSDTGLGDANYVYIMKELLHHPMNTRLRKLNIKKVNYANYLAFTLALGWVTKVEFVLHPEWDNDFLYLHLKDFSDSSGSFQFKAYNKDIDIVMQMHRLLEIKPLLVDPEIPYSLIKEDEFTSALPYDLAVFCKSPGYTPKEADYMLSIFKEYIEEI encoded by the coding sequence TTGGTAACAAGGATTCTTGATATTGATATGGACTTTTTCTTAAGCGACATCGCCCACTGGGTTGATAATAGTGAGCGGCTAGACAGTGAACAGTATGTACCTTGGGATGAAGAGAGATTCCGAGTATTTCTAGAGGAGCGGTGTCGACTAAATAAGGATAATCCAATTAAGGGAAGGGTTATAGAACATCATGATGAAGCATTCCATTTTTGGAAAGAACTTATTCATCGAGGTGATTTACAAACACCGTTCGTTCTTACTCATATTGATGCACATTCAGACACTGGACTGGGGGATGCTAACTATGTGTACATAATGAAAGAATTACTGCATCATCCTATGAACACACGCTTACGTAAACTTAATATAAAAAAAGTGAACTATGCTAATTATTTAGCATTTACATTGGCACTAGGGTGGGTAACTAAAGTTGAGTTCGTACTTCATCCTGAGTGGGACAACGATTTTTTATATCTTCATCTAAAGGACTTTTCCGACAGCAGCGGTTCATTTCAATTTAAAGCGTATAACAAAGATATCGATATTGTAATGCAAATGCATCGACTTTTAGAAATTAAACCGCTATTAGTCGATCCTGAAATCCCCTACTCTTTAATTAAAGAGGATGAATTTACGAGTGCTTTGCCATATGACCTTGCTGTATTCTGTAAATCCCCCGGATACACGCCGAAAGAAGCAGATTATATGCTTTCGATATTCAAAGAGTATATAGAGGAAATTTAA
- a CDS encoding helix-turn-helix domain-containing protein, producing MNDFTSVGERIKLIRRQNKLTQIEFAQSLEISQGTLSEIESGKAKPSFDVLAILAVKYMVNMNWLIINQKAELHIGLQNDELKLLENYRNLEDIAKEELLDYSNLKLLRYQRRDDSLK from the coding sequence ATGAATGATTTTACTTCAGTTGGAGAAAGAATAAAATTAATAAGAAGGCAAAATAAGCTGACCCAAATTGAATTTGCTCAAAGCCTAGAAATATCACAAGGTACGCTTAGTGAGATAGAATCTGGAAAGGCTAAGCCTTCTTTCGATGTCTTAGCTATTTTAGCAGTGAAGTATATGGTTAATATGAACTGGTTGATAATAAACCAAAAAGCAGAACTACATATTGGATTACAAAACGATGAGCTCAAATTGTTGGAAAACTACAGAAATCTCGAAGATATCGCAAAAGAAGAGTTACTGGATTATTCAAATTTAAAATTACTTCGTTATCAAAGAAGAGATGATTCTTTAAAGTGA
- the smpB gene encoding SsrA-binding protein SmpB — protein sequence MGKKADGKQLAQNKKASHDYFIEETYEAGMVLTGTEIKSLRNGRANISDAFATIRNGEIHIHNMHISPFEQGNRHNPSDPTRARKLLLHKAQIHKLLGQSKQEGYSIVPLKIYVRNGYAKLLIGLGKGKKQYDKRDTAAKRDAQRDIQRALREKQKAAR from the coding sequence ATGGGTAAAAAAGCTGACGGGAAACAGCTCGCCCAGAACAAAAAAGCTTCCCATGACTATTTCATCGAGGAAACATACGAAGCGGGCATGGTGCTGACCGGGACGGAGATCAAATCTTTGCGTAATGGGCGGGCAAACATTAGCGATGCGTTTGCGACCATTCGTAACGGCGAGATTCATATCCACAACATGCACATCAGCCCGTTCGAGCAGGGCAACCGGCATAACCCGTCGGACCCGACACGGGCCCGCAAGCTGTTGCTGCACAAGGCGCAGATTCATAAGCTGCTGGGACAGTCCAAGCAGGAAGGCTACTCAATTGTGCCGCTCAAAATTTATGTGCGCAACGGATACGCGAAGCTGCTTATTGGCCTTGGCAAAGGCAAAAAGCAATACGACAAGCGAGACACTGCAGCCAAACGTGACGCACAACGCGACATTCAGCGTGCGCTGCGTGAGAAGCAGAAGGCTGCCCGTTAA
- a CDS encoding cold-shock protein codes for MQQGTVKWFNAEKGYGFIAVEGGNDVFVHFSAIQGDGFKTLDEGQRVEFNVVDGSRGPQAENVVKL; via the coding sequence ATGCAACAAGGTACAGTTAAATGGTTCAACGCTGAGAAAGGCTACGGCTTCATCGCAGTTGAAGGCGGTAACGACGTATTCGTACACTTCTCCGCTATCCAAGGCGACGGTTTCAAAACGCTTGACGAAGGCCAACGCGTAGAATTCAACGTGGTTGACGGAAGCCGCGGACCACAAGCAGAAAACGTTGTTAAGCTGTAA
- the rnr gene encoding ribonuclease R, translating into MISGQDLLDFMRETAYKPMTYNELEQHFGIDDPDDFKSFLKLLNELEEAGQILRTRNDRYGVPERMNLLRGRLQAHAKGFAFLIPDEKDHPDVYIHANDLKSAMNGDIVLVRIISKSESGGRMEGEVARIVQRAVTQVVGTFQNHEAYGFVIPDDKRINRDIFIPKGGFQGAVTGQKVVVRIVSYPEGRSAAEGEIIETLGHKDDPGVDILSIIRKHMLPEGFPDDVMAEAESAPDSITEEEIVQQGRRDLRGETIVTIDGEDAKDLDDAVHVKRLDNGNYLLGVHIADVGYYVREKSALDQEAYRRGCSVYLVDRVIPMLPHRLSNGICSLNPQVDRLTMSCEMEFDPKTLKRVRHDIFTSVIKTTERMTYTNVRRLLTATEEEPETELKERYAGLLDMFTLMEELAMKLRRKRMKRGAIDFDFQESKVIVDENGKAVDIVKRERSVAEQIIEEFMLAANETVAEHFHWLRVPFLYRIHEDPDSEKLLTFMQFATNFGYVVKGKGNSVHPRALQTLLEEIQGTKEETVISTMMLRSMKQAKYDAESLGHFGLAAEFYTHFTSPIRRYPDLVIHRVMREVIENGGALTDARQEALAARMPEIAQQSSERERVAVDAERDTERLKKCEYMLDKVGEEFDGIISSVTSFGMFVELDNTVEGLIRLSELSDDYYHFHEVHMVLIGERTSKVYRIGDEVNIRVARVNMDDHTIDFEMVDMKSRSSFRGVADAGYGGRKKRREGFRADRPGAAGAGRAGRGAGGRGSAAGGGAGRTGAAEGRGKGGAGAGRSSASGRGAGFGGAAGPRSGGGFGRGGGAAAAGRTGGAAAGTGNPWLEPGETLEAANERSSRGKGGVRTDMWGLPIRRSGGSANRYDDGHEAGGSSERRDGRGGRGSGGPGRSSGGREGGFPERGSSGRSEGRGDRGGRQQERSGSDGRSYGGGRKRRRDDTSASGIFVGDGGEGRPSSSEPDSGNGGGGQNRAKQSGDSRKKGKKGGAMSAFVRKKRK; encoded by the coding sequence ATGATTAGCGGGCAGGATCTGCTTGATTTTATGCGGGAAACCGCTTATAAACCGATGACATATAACGAACTGGAGCAGCATTTCGGCATTGATGATCCGGACGATTTCAAATCGTTTCTGAAACTGCTGAACGAGCTGGAGGAAGCGGGACAAATTTTGCGTACGCGCAATGACCGCTATGGCGTGCCGGAGCGCATGAACTTGCTGAGAGGGCGCTTGCAGGCGCACGCCAAAGGATTTGCTTTTCTAATTCCGGACGAAAAGGATCATCCGGATGTGTATATCCATGCCAATGATTTGAAAAGCGCAATGAACGGAGACATTGTGCTTGTCCGGATTATATCCAAAAGCGAAAGCGGAGGCCGGATGGAGGGCGAGGTTGCCCGCATCGTGCAGCGTGCGGTAACGCAGGTCGTCGGCACGTTTCAGAATCATGAGGCATACGGCTTTGTCATTCCGGACGATAAACGGATTAACCGGGATATTTTTATTCCGAAAGGCGGTTTCCAAGGGGCGGTAACCGGGCAAAAGGTCGTAGTCCGCATTGTATCTTACCCGGAAGGCCGTTCGGCGGCGGAAGGCGAGATTATTGAAACGCTTGGCCATAAAGATGATCCCGGCGTCGATATTTTGTCGATTATCCGCAAGCATATGCTGCCGGAAGGATTCCCGGACGATGTGATGGCAGAAGCGGAATCCGCTCCCGATTCCATTACGGAAGAGGAGATCGTGCAGCAGGGGCGGCGGGATTTGCGCGGAGAAACGATTGTAACCATTGACGGCGAAGATGCCAAGGATCTGGATGATGCCGTACATGTGAAGCGGCTCGACAACGGCAACTATCTGCTGGGCGTCCATATTGCGGATGTCGGCTATTATGTGCGGGAGAAATCGGCGCTGGACCAGGAGGCTTACCGCCGCGGCTGCAGCGTCTACTTGGTGGACCGCGTTATTCCGATGCTGCCGCACCGGCTGTCGAACGGCATCTGCTCGCTGAATCCGCAGGTGGACCGGCTGACGATGTCCTGCGAAATGGAGTTTGATCCCAAGACGCTGAAACGCGTACGGCATGATATTTTTACAAGCGTCATTAAGACAACGGAGCGGATGACCTATACGAACGTCCGCCGCTTGCTGACGGCTACGGAAGAAGAGCCGGAGACGGAACTGAAAGAACGTTACGCCGGGCTGCTTGATATGTTTACGCTTATGGAAGAGCTGGCGATGAAGCTGCGCCGGAAACGGATGAAACGCGGAGCAATTGATTTTGACTTTCAGGAATCGAAAGTTATTGTCGACGAGAATGGCAAAGCCGTCGACATTGTGAAACGCGAGCGTTCGGTCGCCGAGCAAATTATCGAGGAATTTATGCTGGCGGCCAATGAGACGGTTGCGGAGCATTTTCACTGGCTGCGCGTGCCGTTCTTGTACCGGATCCATGAAGATCCGGATTCCGAGAAGCTGCTGACGTTTATGCAGTTCGCGACGAACTTCGGGTATGTGGTCAAAGGCAAAGGCAACTCCGTCCATCCCCGCGCGCTGCAGACGCTGCTGGAGGAAATTCAGGGGACAAAAGAAGAGACGGTTATTTCAACGATGATGCTCCGTTCCATGAAGCAGGCCAAATACGATGCCGAAAGCTTGGGGCATTTTGGCCTCGCTGCGGAGTTCTATACGCATTTCACATCGCCGATCCGCCGTTACCCGGACCTTGTTATTCACCGCGTCATGCGGGAAGTCATCGAGAACGGCGGCGCGCTGACCGATGCGCGCCAGGAGGCGCTGGCGGCGCGTATGCCGGAGATTGCGCAGCAATCGTCCGAACGCGAGCGTGTGGCGGTGGACGCGGAGCGGGATACGGAACGGCTCAAAAAATGCGAATATATGCTGGACAAAGTCGGCGAGGAATTCGACGGCATCATTAGCAGCGTAACCAGCTTCGGCATGTTTGTGGAGCTGGACAATACGGTGGAAGGGCTTATCCGGCTGAGCGAACTGAGCGACGATTACTACCACTTCCACGAAGTGCATATGGTGCTCATCGGCGAGCGTACCTCCAAAGTGTACCGCATCGGCGACGAGGTCAATATCCGTGTGGCGCGTGTCAATATGGACGACCATACGATTGACTTCGAGATGGTCGATATGAAGTCGCGCAGCAGCTTCCGGGGCGTGGCCGACGCGGGCTACGGCGGCCGCAAGAAGCGGCGCGAAGGATTCCGCGCCGATCGTCCCGGCGCAGCCGGTGCAGGCCGCGCCGGACGCGGCGCCGGCGGGCGCGGCAGCGCTGCAGGCGGCGGTGCGGGACGCACTGGCGCAGCCGAGGGACGCGGCAAGGGCGGCGCTGGCGCTGGGCGAAGCAGCGCCAGCGGGCGCGGAGCAGGCTTTGGCGGCGCAGCAGGGCCGCGCAGCGGCGGCGGTTTTGGCCGCGGCGGCGGAGCTGCGGCAGCGGGCCGCACGGGCGGCGCAGCGGCAGGCACGGGGAACCCGTGGCTGGAGCCGGGCGAGACGCTGGAAGCGGCGAATGAGCGCAGCAGCCGCGGCAAGGGCGGCGTCCGCACGGATATGTGGGGGCTGCCAATCCGCCGCAGCGGCGGGTCCGCAAACCGGTACGACGACGGCCATGAAGCAGGCGGTTCGTCAGAGCGCCGTGATGGCCGCGGCGGCCGCGGGAGCGGCGGGCCTGGACGCTCGAGCGGAGGCCGTGAAGGCGGCTTTCCGGAACGCGGATCGTCGGGACGCAGCGAAGGCCGTGGAGACCGGGGAGGCCGCCAGCAGGAGCGTTCTGGCAGCGACGGACGTTCATACGGCGGCGGGCGCAAACGGCGGCGGGATGATACGTCTGCCAGCGGTATTTTTGTAGGGGACGGAGGCGAAGGACGCCCTTCTTCTTCAGAGCCGGATTCCGGCAATGGAGGCGGCGGACAAAACCGTGCCAAACAAAGCGGAGACAGCCGTAAAAAAGGTAAAAAAGGCGGCGCGATGAGCGCATTTGTACGTAAGAAAAGAAAGTAG
- the secG gene encoding preprotein translocase subunit SecG, whose product MEVALKIVLVIFALGLIAVVLLQKGKSAGLSGAISGGAEHLFGKTKARGLDLLLQRLTIGLAVGFFVLSLVVAYVVKV is encoded by the coding sequence GTGGAAGTCGCTCTGAAAATTGTATTGGTTATTTTTGCACTTGGTCTTATTGCAGTCGTGTTGCTGCAAAAGGGCAAAAGCGCCGGTTTGTCCGGTGCGATTAGCGGCGGCGCTGAGCATCTGTTCGGTAAAACGAAAGCGCGCGGGCTCGATTTGCTCCTTCAGCGTTTGACAATCGGACTGGCAGTCGGATTTTTTGTATTGTCTCTGGTTGTGGCCTATGTGGTAAAAGTGTAA
- the eno gene encoding phosphopyruvate hydratase, translated as MSIIVDVYAREVLDSRGNPTVEVEVTTESGGKGRAIVPSGASTGAYEAVELRDGDKGRYLGKGVEKAVDNVNSIIAPEVIGLDALDQVAIDRKMIELDGTPNKGKLGANAILAVSMAVARAAADVLDVPLYTYLGGFNAKTLPVPMMNIVNGGAHADNNVDVQEFMVLPVGAPTFKEALRIGAEIFHNLKSVLKEKGLNTAVGDEGGFAPNLASNEEAITTIIAAIERAGYKPGEDVFLGMDVASTEFYKDGKYHLEGEGKSFTSEEFVDLLASWVDKYPIITIEDGCSEDDWAGWKLLTEKLGGKVQLVGDDLFVTNTERLSDGIDKGVGNSILVKVNQIGSLTETFDAIEMAKRAGYTAVISHRSGESEDSTIADIAVATNAGQIKTGAPSRTDRVAKYNQLLRIEDQLGSTAQYAGKSAFYNLKKFK; from the coding sequence ATGTCTATTATCGTTGACGTATACGCACGCGAAGTGCTTGATTCCCGCGGCAACCCGACTGTAGAAGTAGAAGTAACCACTGAATCCGGCGGCAAAGGCCGTGCCATCGTGCCATCCGGCGCTTCCACCGGCGCATACGAAGCTGTTGAGCTTCGCGACGGCGACAAAGGCCGTTACCTCGGCAAAGGCGTTGAGAAAGCGGTAGATAACGTAAACTCCATTATCGCTCCTGAAGTCATTGGCCTGGACGCACTTGATCAAGTTGCGATCGACCGCAAAATGATCGAGCTGGACGGCACGCCTAACAAAGGCAAACTGGGCGCTAACGCCATTCTGGCTGTATCGATGGCGGTTGCTCGCGCAGCTGCTGACGTGCTGGACGTACCTTTGTACACATACCTGGGCGGATTCAACGCTAAGACGCTTCCGGTTCCGATGATGAACATCGTGAACGGCGGCGCTCATGCCGACAACAACGTTGACGTGCAAGAGTTCATGGTGCTGCCGGTTGGCGCGCCTACGTTCAAAGAAGCGCTTCGTATCGGCGCTGAAATTTTCCACAACCTGAAATCCGTCCTGAAAGAAAAAGGCTTGAACACGGCTGTTGGCGACGAAGGCGGCTTTGCGCCTAACCTGGCTTCCAACGAAGAAGCGATCACAACGATTATCGCTGCGATCGAACGTGCGGGCTACAAACCGGGCGAAGACGTATTCCTCGGTATGGACGTAGCTTCGACTGAGTTCTACAAAGACGGCAAATACCACCTCGAAGGCGAAGGCAAATCGTTCACATCCGAAGAGTTCGTGGACCTGCTCGCTTCGTGGGTTGATAAATACCCGATCATTACAATCGAAGACGGCTGCTCCGAAGACGACTGGGCTGGCTGGAAGCTGCTTACGGAAAAATTGGGCGGCAAAGTTCAGCTCGTTGGCGACGACCTGTTCGTAACGAACACGGAACGTCTCTCCGACGGTATCGACAAAGGCGTAGGCAACTCGATTCTCGTTAAAGTGAACCAAATTGGTTCCCTGACGGAAACATTCGACGCGATCGAAATGGCCAAACGCGCTGGCTACACGGCTGTTATCTCGCACCGTTCCGGCGAAAGCGAAGACAGCACAATCGCTGACATCGCTGTCGCAACGAACGCTGGCCAAATCAAAACCGGCGCTCCTTCCCGTACGGACCGCGTAGCGAAATACAACCAATTGCTCCGCATTGAGGACCAACTGGGTTCGACAGCGCAATACGCTGGCAAATCGGCTTTCTACAACCTGAAAAAATTCAAATAA
- the gpmI gene encoding 2,3-bisphosphoglycerate-independent phosphoglycerate mutase, which produces MAPKPVALIILDGFGLRNDVTGNAVAQAKKPNYDRYMATYPNSTLTASGEAVGLPEGQMGNSEVGHLNIGAGRIVYQDLTRISKSIRDEEFFGNETLLGAVNHVKANNKKLHLYGLLSDGGVHSHIDHLFALLELAKREGLTDVYIHAFLDGRDVAPDSAKGYLEQLQAKIEEVGVGQIATVQGRYYAMDRDKRWERTEKSYRAMVYGEGPQYTDPIKAVVESYEKSVYDEFVMPTVITGEDGKPVGLVESEDAVIFFNFRPDRAIQLGQVFTNEDFRGFDRGDKAPKHLYFVCLTLFSETVGGYVAYSPKNLDNTLGEVLVQNGKKQLRIAETEKYPHVTFFFSGGRDVELPGETRILINSPKVATYDLQPEMSAYEVAAAAVAEIEADRQDAIILNFANPDMVGHSGMLEPTIKAVEATDECLGKVVEAVLAKGGVCIITADHGNADMVIDEQGRPFTAHTTNPVPVIVTKQGVTLREGGILADLAPTVLDLMELAKPAEMTGTSLIK; this is translated from the coding sequence ATGGCACCAAAACCAGTAGCATTAATTATTTTGGACGGATTTGGCCTTCGTAATGATGTAACCGGCAATGCGGTTGCACAAGCGAAAAAGCCGAATTACGACCGTTACATGGCCACCTACCCGAACTCGACGCTGACGGCTTCCGGTGAAGCGGTAGGCTTGCCGGAGGGCCAAATGGGCAACTCCGAGGTCGGCCACTTGAACATCGGCGCAGGACGCATTGTTTATCAGGATTTGACCCGCATCAGCAAGTCGATCCGCGATGAAGAGTTTTTCGGCAACGAAACGCTGCTTGGCGCTGTGAACCATGTGAAGGCCAACAACAAGAAGCTGCACCTGTACGGCCTGCTGTCCGACGGCGGCGTGCACAGCCATATTGACCATCTGTTCGCGCTGTTGGAGCTGGCAAAGCGGGAAGGGCTGACAGATGTATATATCCATGCCTTCCTGGACGGCCGCGACGTGGCGCCGGACAGCGCAAAAGGCTACCTGGAGCAGCTGCAGGCGAAAATTGAGGAGGTTGGCGTCGGCCAAATCGCAACGGTTCAAGGCCGTTATTATGCGATGGACCGCGACAAACGGTGGGAACGTACGGAAAAATCGTACCGCGCCATGGTTTACGGCGAAGGCCCGCAATATACCGATCCGATCAAGGCGGTAGTTGAATCCTACGAGAAATCCGTTTATGATGAATTCGTTATGCCAACCGTTATTACAGGCGAAGACGGCAAGCCGGTTGGCCTTGTGGAGTCGGAGGATGCTGTTATTTTCTTCAACTTCCGTCCGGACCGCGCGATTCAGCTTGGCCAAGTGTTCACAAACGAAGATTTCCGCGGTTTCGACCGCGGCGATAAAGCGCCAAAACATTTGTATTTTGTCTGCTTGACGCTGTTCAGCGAAACGGTTGGCGGATATGTAGCGTATTCTCCTAAAAACTTGGACAATACGCTCGGCGAAGTGCTGGTGCAAAACGGCAAAAAGCAGCTGCGCATCGCGGAAACGGAAAAATATCCGCATGTCACGTTTTTCTTCAGCGGCGGCCGCGACGTAGAGCTTCCGGGCGAAACCCGTATTCTGATCAACTCGCCGAAGGTCGCGACTTATGACCTGCAGCCGGAGATGAGCGCCTACGAGGTAGCGGCGGCGGCTGTAGCCGAAATCGAAGCAGACCGGCAAGATGCGATTATCCTGAACTTTGCGAACCCGGATATGGTTGGCCACTCCGGCATGCTGGAGCCAACGATCAAAGCGGTTGAAGCAACGGACGAGTGTCTGGGCAAAGTGGTAGAAGCGGTGCTCGCCAAAGGCGGCGTCTGCATTATTACCGCTGACCATGGCAACGCCGATATGGTGATCGACGAGCAAGGCCGTCCGTTTACGGCGCATACGACGAACCCGGTTCCGGTTATCGTAACGAAACAAGGCGTCACGCTGCGTGAAGGCGGCATACTGGCTGACCTGGCGCCAACGGTCCTCGACCTGATGGAGCTGGCTAAGCCGGCTGAAATGACAGGTACTTCTTTGATCAAATAA
- the tpiA gene encoding triose-phosphate isomerase, whose amino-acid sequence MRKPIIAGNWKMFKTVSEAESFFTEVKGKAEVEGVESVICAPFTALPALVQAAKGTSIAIGAQNLHYEDNGAYTGEISGVMLKELGVKYVIIGHSERRAYFAESDAIVNKKIHAAFKHGLTPIVCVGEKLEEREAGQTKDVCKGQTEAAFEGLSAAQAAEVVIAYEPIWAIGTGKSSTAADAQDVIGYIRGIVAGLYGEATAEAVRIQYGGSVKPNNVAEYMGEADIDGALVGGASLEPASYIALVEGAK is encoded by the coding sequence TTGAGAAAACCAATCATTGCGGGAAACTGGAAAATGTTTAAAACCGTTTCCGAAGCGGAATCGTTCTTCACCGAAGTAAAAGGCAAAGCGGAAGTGGAAGGCGTGGAGAGCGTCATTTGCGCTCCGTTTACGGCCCTTCCGGCACTTGTGCAAGCGGCGAAAGGCACCTCTATCGCCATCGGAGCTCAAAATTTGCATTACGAGGACAATGGCGCGTACACAGGCGAAATCAGCGGCGTTATGCTGAAGGAACTGGGCGTGAAATATGTCATTATCGGGCATTCCGAACGCCGCGCTTATTTTGCGGAATCGGACGCCATCGTGAACAAAAAAATTCACGCTGCGTTTAAGCATGGCCTTACCCCTATCGTTTGCGTCGGCGAAAAGCTGGAGGAACGGGAGGCGGGCCAAACGAAGGACGTCTGCAAAGGGCAGACGGAAGCTGCGTTTGAAGGCTTAAGCGCCGCGCAGGCTGCCGAAGTGGTCATTGCATACGAGCCGATCTGGGCGATCGGCACGGGCAAATCGTCGACGGCGGCTGACGCTCAGGACGTGATCGGCTACATCCGCGGAATTGTAGCGGGCCTTTATGGCGAAGCTACGGCTGAAGCGGTTCGTATCCAATACGGCGGGAGCGTAAAACCAAACAATGTAGCGGAATATATGGGAGAAGCGGACATCGACGGTGCGCTTGTAGGCGGAGCGAGCCTGGAGCCGGCATCCTATATTGCGCTTGTTGAGGGAGCGAAATAG
- a CDS encoding phosphoglycerate kinase encodes MNKKSVRDVEVSGKRVFVRVDFNVPLENGKITDDTRIRETLPTIKYLTEKGAKVILASHLGRPKGAVVEELRLTPAAERLSELLGQPVAKANEAIGDAVKAQVAALQNGDVLLLENVRFYAGEEKNDPELAKAFAELADLYVNDAFGAAHRAHASTEGIAHYLPAVSGLLMEKELDVLGKALNNPERPFTAIVGGSKVKDKIDVINKMIEIADNIIIGGGLSYTFFKAQGYEIGKSLVDNEKLDLALSFIQKAKDLGKNFLIPVDIIVADDFSKDANTKAVDVDGIPAEWEGIDIGPKTRELYADVIRKSKLVVWNGPMGVFEIEPFSHGTQAVARACAETAGYTVIGGGDSAAAAEKFGLADKMDHISTGGGASLEFMEGKALPGVVALNDK; translated from the coding sequence ATGAATAAAAAAAGCGTCCGTGACGTAGAAGTATCCGGCAAACGGGTATTTGTCCGCGTCGATTTTAATGTACCGCTCGAAAATGGTAAAATTACGGATGATACGCGTATTCGCGAAACGCTTCCGACAATCAAATATTTGACGGAAAAAGGCGCAAAAGTGATTCTTGCCAGCCATCTTGGCCGTCCAAAAGGTGCGGTTGTAGAAGAGCTTCGCCTGACGCCTGCTGCAGAGCGTTTGTCCGAACTGCTCGGCCAGCCGGTTGCGAAAGCAAACGAAGCGATTGGCGATGCGGTGAAAGCGCAAGTAGCCGCATTGCAAAACGGCGACGTCCTGCTGCTTGAGAACGTGCGCTTCTATGCGGGCGAAGAGAAAAACGATCCGGAGCTGGCGAAAGCTTTTGCCGAGCTGGCCGACCTGTACGTCAACGACGCGTTTGGCGCCGCTCACCGTGCGCATGCGTCGACGGAAGGCATCGCGCATTACTTGCCGGCTGTGTCCGGCCTTCTGATGGAGAAAGAGCTGGATGTGCTCGGCAAAGCGCTGAACAATCCGGAACGCCCTTTCACCGCTATCGTAGGCGGTTCGAAAGTAAAAGACAAAATCGACGTTATCAACAAAATGATCGAGATTGCCGACAACATCATCATCGGCGGCGGCTTGTCCTATACGTTCTTCAAAGCGCAAGGATATGAAATCGGCAAATCGCTGGTCGACAACGAGAAGCTTGACCTGGCTCTCAGCTTTATTCAGAAAGCGAAAGATCTCGGCAAAAACTTCCTTATTCCGGTCGACATTATCGTAGCCGACGACTTCAGCAAAGATGCAAATACGAAAGCAGTCGACGTAGACGGCATTCCAGCTGAATGGGAAGGCATCGACATCGGTCCGAAAACGCGCGAGCTGTACGCGGACGTAATCCGAAAATCCAAACTGGTCGTCTGGAACGGGCCAATGGGCGTATTCGAAATCGAGCCGTTCTCGCACGGCACGCAAGCTGTAGCGCGCGCATGCGCCGAGACAGCAGGCTACACCGTCATCGGCGGCGGCGACTCCGCGGCGGCGGCTGAGAAATTTGGCCTGGCCGACAAAATGGACCATATTTCCACAGGCGGCGGCGCTTCGCTTGAATTTATGGAAGGCAAGGCGCTTCCAGGCGTTGTTGCGCTCAACGACAAATAA